One genomic region from Rosa rugosa chromosome 1, drRosRugo1.1, whole genome shotgun sequence encodes:
- the LOC133724335 gene encoding ethylene-responsive transcription factor RAP2-4-like, translating into MAAAIDIYSSSSSMSPDLSEELMRALMPYMKSASSTSSISPPTSPSTSSSSSSSSSSSSSYTPFYSSSYPILYPDFCSNTQMFPQVGFEQTGSLGLNQLTPSQIRQIQTQMILQQQQKQQIAALAPLPNQYHHQHSHTLNFLGPKAIPMKQSGTPKPTKLYRGVRQRHWGKWVAEIRLPKNRTRLWLGTFETAEEAALAYDKAAYKLRGDFARLNFPHLKHQGAHITGDFGNYKPLPSAVDAKLQAICESLAVNSPKQGKTEELCSETETKPVISAPKMVFDDSLSTDLKREWDSPKLEAISWSSSPSRSCDESSAGSSSPESDITFLDFSDSQWDENDTFGLEKYPSVEIDWSAI; encoded by the coding sequence ATGGCAGCAGCTATAGATATTTACAGTAGCAGCAGCTCAATGTCACCAGATTTATCAGAGGAGCTTATGAGAGCACTTATGCCTTATATGAAAAGTGCTTCTTCAACCTCTTCTATTTCTCCACCAACATCTCCttccacttcttcttcttcttcttcttcttcttcttcttcttcttcctacaCTCCATTTTACTCTTCTTCTTATCCCATTTTGTACCCTGACTTTTGCTCAAACACCCAAATGTTCCCACAAGTGGGTTTTGAGCAAACAGGTTCACTGGGGCTTAACCAACTCACCCCATCTCAAATTCGTCAAATCCAAACCCAAATGATACTCCAACAACAACAGAAGCAGCAAATTGCAGCTCTAGCTCCACTACCAAACCAATATCACCACCAACACTCTCACACCCTCAACTTCCTTGGCCCAAAAGCAATCCCAATGAAGCAATCTGGTACTCCCAAGCCCACAAAGCTCTACAGGGGAGTGAGGCAGAGGCATTGGGGAAAATGGGTTGCTGAGATTAGACTCCCCAAGAACCGAACTCGCCTCTGGCTTGGCACATTCGAAACAGCCGAAGAAGCAGCTTTAGCTTATGATAAAGCTGCTTATAAGCTCAGGGGAGACTTTGCCAGGCTCAATTTCCCTCATCTTAAGCATCAAGGAGCTCATATCACTGGAGATTTTGGCAATTACAAGCCTCTTCCTTCCGCAGTTGACGCCAAGCTCCAAGCAATTTGCGAGAGCTTGGCTGTTAATTCGCCGAAACAGGGCAAAACAGAGGAGCTCTGTTCTGAAACAGAGACAAAGCCAGTGATTTCAGCTCCAAAGATGGTCTTTGATGATTCATTGAGTACAGATTTGAAAAGAGAATGGGACTCTCCTAAATTGGAGGCCATTTCATGGTCATCTTCACCCTCTCGATCCTGCGATGAGTCCTCAGCCGGGTCATCTTCACCGGAATCTGACATTACATTCTTGGATTTCTCAGATTCTCAGTGGGATGAGAATGATACTTTCGGATTGGAGAAGTACCCTTCAGTGGAGATTGATTGGTCTGCTATTTAA